The genomic stretch ATTAATGGAACTTGGATTATGATTCTTTTCCCTGCAGTAGATATTAAAAATGGTGAATGCGTCCGGCTTGCACAGGGCAAGGAGGATCAGGTCACGGTATTTGGTTCTGATCCCGTTGCTCAGGCCAGACATTGGGCCAATCTTGGTGCCCGCTATCTCCATGTAGTTGATCTGGATGGTGCTTTTTCCGGTGTGCCGCGCAATTTCGATCTCATCAAGACGATCTGTACTGAAATCGATATTCCTGTCCAGTTGGGCGGCGGAATTCGTGATATCGCGACCGCTGAAAAATATATTGAAGCGGGTGTGCATCGGTTGATCATCGGAACCATGGCCCTTGAAGATCCTGATCTTTTTTCCGAGCTGTGCAAGGCTCTTCCTGGTCGAATTGGTGTTTCGCTGGATGCAGTGGACGGGAAATTGAAGACAAAAGGGTGGGTTGAAGACGCCGGATTGATGATCGAAGACGTCCTGCCTCGCCTTGAGAAAGATGGCAT from Pseudodesulfovibrio profundus encodes the following:
- the hisA gene encoding 1-(5-phosphoribosyl)-5-[(5-phosphoribosylamino)methylideneamino]imidazole-4-carboxamide isomerase, producing MILFPAVDIKNGECVRLAQGKEDQVTVFGSDPVAQARHWANLGARYLHVVDLDGAFSGVPRNFDLIKTICTEIDIPVQLGGGIRDIATAEKYIEAGVHRLIIGTMALEDPDLFSELCKALPGRIGVSLDAVDGKLKTKGWVEDAGLMIEDVLPRLEKDGIRFIVYTDISRDGMQTGVNVLGLEALCAKTSIPVIAAGGVHTMDDIKNLYPLSKKGLEGAISGRAIYVGTLDVKEANDWIDAQ